In Anguilla rostrata isolate EN2019 chromosome 1, ASM1855537v3, whole genome shotgun sequence, a genomic segment contains:
- the LOC135233515 gene encoding cytochrome P450 11B, mitochondrial: protein MLSASVRQFVCPTRGLSVSVARQRSEGPAGGPQARGFEEIPHTGSNGYINLFRFLKEDRFSSLHKYMEKSFNALGPIYRYRGEGPALGHCYAASDIMELFQAEGLNPQRMTVQPWAAHRETRKHSKGIFLKNGAEWRADRILMNKEVMLSSAVSLFLPPLDEVARDFCQILRRRVEAEGRRSLTLDPSPDLFRFALEASCHVLYGERIGLFSPSPSLESQHFISALERMLATTTPLLYLPSKLLITLHAPLWTQHATAWDVIFSHADARIQKVYQKLQSKHRQAGSSGHSPDNQEAFSGVLEQLIEKGQLSLELIKANITELMAGAVDTTAVPLQFALFELARNPGIQEMVRRQVQSSWASAEGDPQKALQGAPLLKNTVKEILRMYPVGITVQRYPVRDIIIQNYHIPAGTLVQACLYPMGRSEDVFREAGIFKPTRWEKSEQRGFLSLAFGFGARQCVGRRIADNEMQLLLFHILLNFQLSVSSTDNIKTKYTLILQPETPPRITFTLL, encoded by the exons ATGTTGAGTGCATCAGTGCGGCAGTTTGTCTGTCCCACGCGCGGGCTGTCCGTCTCTGTGGCTAGGCAGAGGAGCGAGGGGCCGGCCGGAGGGCCCCAGGCGCGCGGTTTCGAGGAGATCCCTCACACCGGGAGCAACGGCTACATCAACCTGTTCCGGTTCTTGAAGGAGGATCGGTTCAGCTCGCTGCACAAATACATGGAGAAGAGCTTCAACGCCCTAGGCCCCATTTACAGGTACCGTGGAGAGGGTCCTGCGTTGGGCCATTGTTATG CTGCCAGCGACATCATGGAGCTGTTCCAGGCTGAGGGGCTCAATCCCCAGCGAATGACCGTGCAGCCCTGGGCCGCTCACCGGGAGACTCGCAAGCACTCCAAGGGCATCTTCCTcaa GAACGGGGCGGAGTGGAGGGCCGACAGGATCCTGATGAACAAGGAAGTGATGCTGAGCTCCGCCGTGAGCCTCTTCCTCCCGCCGCTGGACGAGGTCGCTCGGGACTTCTGCCAGATCCTGCGGAGGCGAGTGGAGGCGGAGGGCCGTCGCagcctgacccttgaccccagCCCCGACCTCTTCCGCTTTGCCCTGGAAG ctAGCTGCCATGTCCTGTATGGCGAAAGGATTGGTCTGTTTTCCCCATCTCCTTCCCTCGAGTCCCAGCACTTCATCTCGGCTCTGGAGCGAATGCTCGCCACCACCACACCCCTGCTCTATCTGCCTTCCAAGCTCCTCATCACCCTGCACGCCCCCCTGTGGACACAGCACGCCACTGCCTGGGACGTCATCTTCAGTCATG CTGATGCCCGTATCCAAAAGGTGTACCAGAAACTGCAATCTAAGCATCGACAAGCAGGGTCAAGCGGGCACTCCCCTGACAATCAGGAGGCTTTCAGTGGGGTCCTGGAGCAGCTGATAGAGAAGGGGCAGTTGTCTTTAGAGCTCATAAAAGCCAACATCACTGAACTGATGGCAGGGGCGGTGGACACG ACAGCAGTTCCCTTGCAGTTTGCCCTGTTTGAACTGGCCAGGAATCCCGGCATTCAGGAGATGGTGCGCAGGCAAGTGCAGTCCTCCTGGGCTTCAGCAGAGGGTGACCCCCAGAAGGCCCTCCAGGGGGCCCCGTTGTTGAAGAACACAGTGAAAGAGATTCTCAG GATGTACCCTGTGGGAATCACCGTCCAGCGATACCCAGTCAGAGACATTATCATTCAGAACTACCATATCCCTGCCGGG ACACTAGTACAGGCATGCCTGTACCCCATGGGGCGAAGCGAGGATGTCTTTCGGGAGGCCGGGATATTTAAGCCGACGCGGTGGGAGAAGTCCGAGCAGCGCGGGTTCCTCTCGCTGGCCTTTGGCTTCGGGGCGAGGCAGTGCGTGGGGAGGAGGATCGCCGATAATGAgatgcagctgctgctgtttcac ATCCTGTTGAACTTCCAACTCAGTGTCTCCTCCACTGACAACATAAAGACCAAATATACTCTCATCCTACAACCAGAGACACCACCCAGAATCACTTTCACTCTCCTCTGA